A portion of the Mesobacillus sp. AQ2 genome contains these proteins:
- a CDS encoding response regulator transcription factor gives MEKEVKILVVDDEERIRRLLKMYLERENYIIDEAEDGNEALAKSLANDYDVILLDLMMPGKDGIEVCRDLREKKSTPVIMLTAKGEEVNRVQGFEVGTDDYIVKPFSPREVVLRVKAMLRRSSSTSYLQTETTAKDVIVFPHLTIDNDAHRVLADGKEVSLTPKEYELLYFLAKAPDKVFDREQLLKEVWHYEFFGDLRTVDTHVKRLREKLNKVSEQAAKMIVTVWGVGYKFEVVNE, from the coding sequence ATGGAAAAAGAAGTGAAGATTTTAGTAGTTGATGATGAAGAAAGAATCAGAAGATTATTGAAGATGTATCTTGAAAGAGAGAACTATATAATTGATGAAGCAGAAGACGGAAATGAAGCGCTGGCGAAATCGCTTGCAAACGATTACGACGTCATCCTGCTTGATTTGATGATGCCAGGGAAAGACGGAATCGAGGTTTGTCGTGACCTTCGTGAAAAGAAGTCGACTCCTGTCATCATGCTCACAGCTAAAGGTGAGGAAGTGAACAGGGTACAGGGGTTCGAGGTTGGAACAGATGATTACATCGTTAAACCATTCAGCCCGCGTGAGGTCGTATTGCGTGTCAAGGCGATGCTCCGACGTTCTTCCAGCACCAGCTACCTGCAGACTGAAACGACTGCAAAAGATGTGATTGTTTTCCCTCATTTAACCATTGATAATGATGCCCATAGGGTTTTAGCAGATGGCAAAGAGGTTAGCTTGACTCCTAAGGAATATGAATTGCTTTATTTCCTTGCAAAAGCTCCGGATAAAGTTTTTGACAGGGAGCAATTATTGAAGGAAGTATGGCATTATGAATTCTTTGGTGATTTGCGCACAGTAGACACGCATGTAAAAAGATTACGTGAGAAGTTGAATAAAGTATCTGAACAGGCTGCTAAAATGATTGTTACAGTCTGGGGGGTTGGCTACAAGTTCGAGGTAGTCAATGAATGA